One genomic segment of Lytechinus pictus isolate F3 Inbred chromosome 18, Lp3.0, whole genome shotgun sequence includes these proteins:
- the LOC129281342 gene encoding uncharacterized protein LOC129281342 gives MDIPGDYTMTREEALSFLRDVLMIESAVSKLQSDKPIFLDELITAMGHHIPYQTVKGIATHPDNRILPTASDIKRDITSKVGGLCYQLNIFCWMLLRALDFDAFLVSGDYMHYKDQHVVIIIDSLTGNGSKHFFDVGLGYPTLQLIPLDFEQESPVYFDSYMRYRFVRQGTKVLTLQLSVETNPAQAYHVKPEYICDGWISFIFIYVDHPVTISHFNNSMTDIFTVADPENCYLTSLRCLTYPNGRLTCIKDSKLLLKDEEHRVQVTRFRSRDEVLAAFVRYFPQLPVDMVKTAIKDFEFAFERK, from the coding sequence ATGGACATACCGGGCGACTACACAATGACGAGGGAGGAAGCTCTAAGTTTCTTGAGAGATGTCTTGATGATAGAGTCCGCAGTCTCCAAGCTCCAATCGGACAAACCCATTTTCCTCGATGAGTTGATCACGGCCATGGGACATCACATCCCATACCAGACTGTCAAAGGCATCGCAACGCACCCGGATAATCGGATATTACCAACGGCATCGGATATCAAGAGAGATATAACTTCCAAAGTTGGAGGCCTTTGCTATCAACTCAATATATTCTGCTGGATGTTGCTTCGCGCTCTCGATTTCGATGCTTTTCTCGTCTCGGGTGACTACATGCACTACAAAGACCAACACGTTGTGATTATTATTGATAGCCTTACTGGGAACGGTTCAAAACATTTCTTCGATGTTGGATTAGGTTATCCGACTCTTCAACTGATTCCTCTTGATTTCGAGCAGGAATCGCCTGTATACTTCGACTCCTACATGCGATATCGATTCGTCCGTCAAGGAACCAAGGTGCTAACCCTCCAGCTAAGCGTTGAAACAAATCCAGCTCAAGCTTACCATGTGAAGCCAGAATACATCTGTGATGGTTGGATTTCGTTTATTTTCATCTACGTCGACCACCCGGTTACAATTTCCCATTTCAACAATTCGATGACGGATATCTTCACGGTTGCTGATCCGGAAAACTGCTATCTAACCAGCTTGCGTTGTTTGACCTACCCAAATGGTCGTCTTACGTGCATCAAGGATTCAAAACTTCTGCTCAAGGACGAAGAGCATCGGGTGCAGGTTACTCGCTTCCGGTCACGTGATGAGGTATTGGCCGCCTTTGTCAGATATTTTCCACAATTGCCTGTCGACATGGTGAAAACTGCgataaaagattttgaatttgcctttgaaaggaaataa